The genomic window GACGCTTGAGGAGCATGATTTAATGTCAAACAGGTCGTTGCACTGGCGCGCGTAAGAAAAGCGCTACCAAACGAACAAGTGAAAGTGTGATGCTAGGGATATAGGTGGTGATGAGGAGTGGAGCGTGGGTGTGAAAGAGAGGCGGAGAGAGGAGAAAAGAGAAGTAGGGATAGAGTAGAGCATGGGAAGAGCGGTGAGGAGAGGCAGTGGGGGTGGGGAAGGGAGGCACGTGGACAGGAGACAGGAGTCAGAGGAGCCTTATCGTTGTGAAGTAGATGGGGGGTCTGGAGTTGTGTTTGAGTGTGTCGTAGTTGTTAGGGGGTAATGGAGTGACGTGGGCTTGTTGAAGATTATTAGGTGTGGTGTTAGGGGGTTGGGTTGCTGAGAGGTAGTATGGGAGGGATGTGTCATTAAGTAGGACAAAAGAGACCAGTGATGTGTTAGTTGGGTCGGGCGGCGTTACGTGTGACTCGGGCGTGCCGGGGGTGCGCAGGCCCGGGAGTGTCGGTGAGGGAATTCCATAGGCCTCTGTGGCCGTCCGTCTATCGTGTGCTTGGGTGTGTGCGGTGCCTCGCTACCGTGGCGGATTGCAACATGGCGAGAAACGATGGGAATCTCTTCATCTGTGTGGCTTGATTCGTAGCGTGCGCCGTGGGTACATAGCCATTTCGCAGAGAGGCAGTATGCTCATGGGGATTGGAGAAGAGTTGGTCTGCGAGGAGAAGGGGTCTGGCGGGTAGGAGAGAAGTAGAACTGCGCGTCGTAGCCTTACGAGGGGTGGGGGGTGCGACCCGTCCTCGAAGCTAGGGTCGTGGGAGGTGGACCATCAGGGTGGTCAGCGGTTGCCCAGCGTTGCACCGAACAGCAGCATCCAGCCGTCCTTCACCGCCGGTTCCAGCCAGGAGGGGAGCGTGCCGGGGGAACGCACCGGCAGAAGGACGGTGAGGTGTTCCTCGGCCAGGAGGCGCAGGACCGTCGTGCGGTGGCGGGAGGCGAGGTCCCACAGGCCGGTGAGGGCGTCGAGGGTGTCGCGGTGGTGGGCCCACAGGGCGACGGGCTGGCCGGACGGCCGACGCTTGGCCTCGTTGACGGCGATCGGGGTGGTCGCGGTGACGACGTGGGTGAGGGGCGGGGGGTTGGGGAGCACCACCGCCGTGCCGCGGCGGAGGGCCCGGCGGGCCTGGGGCAGGGTCGCCGGTGCGCGGGACGGTGCCTCTTCGGACGGGTTCACGGCGTGCCCCCGGCAGAGGTCCCGGTGAGGCCTTCGAGAAAGCCGGCGAACGCGGTGTCGTCGGTGACGGACCGGCCGGTGCGATAGGCACGGGTCTTCGCCCAGTTCATGGCGGTGCGGGTCTGGTCCGCGTCGAGGGTGTGGCCGAGTCGGGTGGCGACGGCGGTGACGACGCGCGCACTGGCGAGCTGGGTGAGGACGACGTGCGGTTCGATCCCCAGCACCTCGCGCGGGTCGTACGGCTGGAACAACTCGGGGTGCACGAAGGGCGTGCCGGTGGAGATGGTGCCGACGCCGGTGCCGACGATCGGAGTGGTGACGCCCAGGGGTGCGCCCGTCTCCTCCGCCACCATGCGCGCGATGCCTGGCAGCCGGGTCAGCGACGGGGGCGTCCACCACAGTGCCGCGTCCGCTCCGAGCAGCTCCCCGCCGTGGCGTGCGAGGAGGAAGGCCAGCTGCTCCGTGGCGACCATGCCGGCCCGCTCCGCGATGCCGAGCCAGGAGCTGGAGACCACCCGGACCCCGGCCGCCAGCGCCTGCAGGGTGTTGGCCAGTCCGAGACCGAGGTCGTTGTGCAGGTGGGAGGCGAACACGACCTCGGAGCCGCATGCGGCCCGGACGCGGGTGAACATGTCGTGGCAGGCGTGCGGCAGCTGGGATCCCACGGTGTCGGCCAGGACGACCAGTCCGGCACCGGCGTCTGTGACGGCCTGGGCGTGATGCGCCATCAGCGAGGTGTCGGCGCGGGAGGCGTCCGCCAGACAGACGTCGACGGCGACGGAATCGTCCCGGTCGCGGGCGCGCTTGACCAGGTCGACAGCGTCTTCGAGGGCGTGGACGGCGGTGCGGTGGACCATGACCCGCGCCATCGCGTCCGAGGCGGGCACCACCACCATCACCCGCGCGTGCCGGCTGCCGCGCACCGAGGCGACGGCCTGTTCCACGTCGCGGTCCACGCCCCGGCACACCGCCGCCACGCTCACCGCGCCCTCGGCCTCCACCGCGACCCGGCGTACGGCCTCGAACTCCTCGGCGCACACCGCGGGGAAACCGGCGGCGAACACCACGTGCCGTGGGCCGTCGGGCCCGAAGATCCGCCCCGTCTCGCGGGCCAGGCGCACCCGGAACCCCGCCCCCATGAGGGTCTTGGCCTGCGCGCCGTCCCGTGCGGACTCCTCCCAGAACACGACCCGTCCGGCCCCGGCCGACTCCCGTACGACATCCACCCCGCACCACACCCTCTCAGGGCACCCGACCGCCCGACGGGGAAACGTTCTCCTGCGCTCGGGTCCGGGCAAGTGTTCAACGGCCGCAATCACCCGATCGAGCGACCGGAACGGCCGGGAACGCGACGCCGCTCGTCGACGTGGTGGGTGGTGCGGTCCTGCTGCTGGAGGACCGCCGCCCCCGGCGACTTCCGATCTGCGGCGACCTGGAATGCGCGCGATGGCCGGGCGTCTGGACCGCATCGGCGCATCGGCGCATCGTCCGAGTCGCGACGCTGCGTTCTCGGTTCGGTGGCCACGAGTCCCTACGACAGGACCTCGCCTACGCCGACAACTGGGTCCGCCGCCCTCGGGCGGTCTCCCGCGTAGTCCCGGTGGCCCCCGTGGCGGTGCGCCGGCCGGGCGGCTGCGGCAGCATCGACGTGACCCGGGAGAGCGGGAAGCGGGGAGCGGGAGAGGCGGAGGCGGTCATGACAGCAGCTTGGGAGCCCCGGCCCCCGGCGGACGCCGAAGGAACCGAATGGCGGCCTGCTCTGGACGTGCCCCCGCCGGGGCAGCAGCGCCGCTGGACGGTACTCCTGCGCTGGCTGCTGCTCCTGCCGCAGTTCGTCGTCGTCGCCGTGCTCTCGTTCGCCGCGTTCTTCGTCACGATCGCGGCCTGGTTCAGCGCCCTGGTCCTGGGCCGCCTGCCCGACTCGATCGCGTCCTTCCTCGGCTCGGTCCTCGCCTACCAGACCCGGGTCTCGGCCAGTGCGGCCCTGCTCGTCGACCGCTACCCGCCGTTCTCCTTCGACGCCCCCGACTACCCGGTGCGCATCGAATTGCGCGCCACCCCGCTCAACCGGCTGGCCGTGCTGTTCCGACTGATCCTGATGATCCCGGCGGCGATCATCAGCAGCCTCGCGCAGGCCGGCTGGTTCACGATCAGCTGGGTGTTCTGGCTGATCGGCATCATCCTGGGCCGCCTGCCCGAGCCGGTCTTCGGCGCCACCGCGGCCGTCGTCCGGTACCGGATGCGACTGACGGCCTACGCGACGATGCTGACGCCGGTGTACCCCAAGGGACTCCTGGGCGACGCCCCCGAGGCCGCATCGCAGCCCGCGCATTCCGCGACGCGCCCGCTGCGCCTGAGCACCGCCGCGCAGGTAC from Streptomyces showdoensis includes these protein-coding regions:
- a CDS encoding DUF4389 domain-containing protein: MTAAWEPRPPADAEGTEWRPALDVPPPGQQRRWTVLLRWLLLLPQFVVVAVLSFAAFFVTIAAWFSALVLGRLPDSIASFLGSVLAYQTRVSASAALLVDRYPPFSFDAPDYPVRIELRATPLNRLAVLFRLILMIPAAIISSLAQAGWFTISWVFWLIGIILGRLPEPVFGATAAVVRYRMRLTAYATMLTPVYPKGLLGDAPEAASQPAHSATRPLRLSTAAQVLVWLFLLLGLAGHLTSGTIDYDEAGAGAAQGAEV
- a CDS encoding 2-isopropylmalate synthase produces the protein MDVVRESAGAGRVVFWEESARDGAQAKTLMGAGFRVRLARETGRIFGPDGPRHVVFAAGFPAVCAEEFEAVRRVAVEAEGAVSVAAVCRGVDRDVEQAVASVRGSRHARVMVVVPASDAMARVMVHRTAVHALEDAVDLVKRARDRDDSVAVDVCLADASRADTSLMAHHAQAVTDAGAGLVVLADTVGSQLPHACHDMFTRVRAACGSEVVFASHLHNDLGLGLANTLQALAAGVRVVSSSWLGIAERAGMVATEQLAFLLARHGGELLGADAALWWTPPSLTRLPGIARMVAEETGAPLGVTTPIVGTGVGTISTGTPFVHPELFQPYDPREVLGIEPHVVLTQLASARVVTAVATRLGHTLDADQTRTAMNWAKTRAYRTGRSVTDDTAFAGFLEGLTGTSAGGTP